One genomic window of Halorubrum hochsteinianum includes the following:
- the hflX gene encoding GTPase HflX, which yields MTGDAAGADADAGPTVEGRRAVVAKRVDAGEADLSEITQLAAAAGYDVVGELTQTRTEDAAFMFGEGKVAELRDHVRRTDAGAVIIDNDVGPYQTFNIGGKLAEGVEVIDRFTLILEIFGQRANTRKAQLQVELAELRYELPRAEAKASLAKRDERPGFMGLGEYDESVERDIKRQISEIRDELESIAEKEEARREQRRDSGFDLVALAGYTNAGKSTLMRRLAAEIDVDENAERHPDLDTTAESQDMLFTTLGTTTRRAEMEKRDVLLTDTVGFISDLPHWLVESFESTLDSVYRADLVLLVVDASEPVEAMREKLVTSHDTLYERNEAPVVTVFNKIDRLDPGELADKRAALSGVAPDPIGVSAKTGAGVAELRDRVEGELPDWERERLVLPVTDDAMSLVSWVHDHGHVDEEAYAGDQVTVDFEAKPSIVARARAKAADITARPPEESV from the coding sequence ATGACCGGAGACGCCGCGGGGGCGGACGCCGACGCCGGTCCGACGGTCGAGGGACGCCGAGCAGTCGTCGCCAAGCGCGTCGACGCCGGCGAGGCCGACCTCTCGGAGATCACCCAGCTCGCGGCCGCCGCGGGGTACGACGTGGTCGGCGAGCTCACCCAGACCCGCACGGAGGACGCCGCGTTCATGTTCGGCGAGGGGAAGGTCGCGGAGCTCCGGGACCACGTCCGCCGCACCGACGCCGGGGCGGTGATAATCGACAACGACGTGGGGCCGTACCAGACGTTCAACATCGGCGGGAAGCTCGCCGAGGGCGTCGAGGTGATCGACCGGTTCACGCTCATCCTCGAGATATTCGGCCAGCGCGCTAACACCCGGAAGGCGCAGCTGCAGGTCGAGCTCGCGGAGCTGCGCTACGAGCTGCCCCGCGCCGAGGCGAAGGCGAGCCTCGCCAAGCGCGACGAGCGGCCGGGGTTCATGGGGCTCGGCGAGTACGACGAGAGCGTCGAGCGCGACATCAAACGCCAGATATCCGAGATCCGCGACGAGCTCGAATCGATCGCGGAGAAGGAGGAGGCGCGCCGCGAGCAGCGCCGCGACTCCGGCTTCGACCTCGTCGCGCTCGCGGGCTACACCAACGCCGGCAAGTCGACGCTGATGCGGCGGCTCGCGGCCGAGATCGACGTCGACGAGAACGCCGAGCGCCACCCGGACCTCGACACGACCGCCGAGTCGCAGGACATGCTGTTCACGACGCTCGGCACCACCACCCGGCGGGCCGAGATGGAGAAGCGCGACGTCCTCCTGACCGATACGGTCGGGTTCATCTCGGATCTCCCCCACTGGCTCGTGGAGTCGTTCGAGTCCACGCTCGACTCCGTCTACCGCGCCGACCTCGTCCTCCTCGTCGTCGACGCCAGCGAGCCCGTCGAGGCGATGCGCGAGAAGCTCGTCACGAGCCACGACACCCTCTACGAGCGCAACGAGGCCCCGGTCGTCACCGTCTTCAACAAGATAGACCGGCTGGACCCCGGCGAGCTTGCCGACAAGCGCGCCGCCCTCTCGGGCGTGGCACCCGACCCGATCGGCGTCTCGGCGAAGACGGGCGCGGGCGTGGCCGAGCTCCGCGACCGCGTCGAGGGCGAGCTCCCGGACTGGGAGCGCGAGCGACTCGTCCTCCCAGTCACCGACGACGCGATGAGCCTCGTTTCGTGGGTCCACGACCACGGCCACGTCGACGAGGAGGCGTACGCGGGCGACCAGGTGACCGTCGACTTCGAGGCGAAGCCGTCGATCGTCGCCCGCGCCAGGGCGAAAGCAGCGGACATCACGGCGCGGCCGCCCGAGGAGTCCGTCTGA
- a CDS encoding DUF2209 family protein has product MRGRGTAQPRWSAPAPEVVGVDISGRHEEDGEYLMVAAAVHARIDSARIRSVEGIGFAAAREGPTLEATVALTAEAVGRLPEPPDGPIVAEGGEFYEEPAERVGLSFQPDFKYVESIGERETVQAAHHAAYAARDLLL; this is encoded by the coding sequence ATGCGAGGGCGCGGAACCGCACAACCGAGGTGGAGCGCCCCCGCCCCTGAGGTCGTCGGCGTCGACATCAGCGGCCGCCACGAGGAGGACGGCGAGTACCTGATGGTCGCGGCCGCGGTCCACGCGCGGATCGACTCGGCGCGGATCCGGTCGGTCGAAGGGATCGGGTTCGCCGCCGCGCGCGAGGGACCGACGCTGGAGGCGACCGTCGCGCTCACCGCGGAGGCGGTCGGCCGCCTCCCGGAACCGCCGGACGGACCGATCGTCGCGGAGGGCGGCGAGTTCTACGAGGAACCGGCGGAGCGCGTCGGACTCAGCTTCCAGCCCGACTTTAAATACGTCGAGAGCATAGGCGAGCGCGAGACAGTGCAGGCAGCACACCACGCCGCGTACGCCGCCCGGGACCTCCTGTTATGA
- the acs gene encoding acetate--CoA ligase yields MDESGSRGRLVDGDGDAVPPPADFRERAAASDPAVYERFDREGPDAWREAADLLTWDREYETVLDDSEPPFYEWFPDGRLNAAANCVDRHLDERRNQLAIRWFGKRGERRSYTYLDLHREVNALAAGLRDLGVEEDDVVTLYLPMVPELPIAMLACARIGAPHNVVFAGLSAEALATRIDAADSEYLITCDGYYRREDAFNQKSKADNARIRAEGDLSAAVVVDRLGDELSVSLGDDEHEYEALVEAHDGETVEPVARDATDLLFVMYTSGTTGRPKGVEHATGGYLAHVAWTTQNVLDVRPDDTYWCAADIGWITGHSYGVYGPLATGTTTVLYEGSPDYPDRDRVWDLIERNAVSVFYTSPTAIRSFMKWGAEYPDSHDLSSIRLLGTVGESITPKAWRWYREHVGGGDAPIVDTWWQTETGAIALATLPGVTPMKPGRVGPPLPGIDAQVVDEDGEPVDPGESGYLTLAAPWPGMLRGLREGDERYLREYWLNGEDGWRYRTGDGATVDEDGYVTILGRVDDVINVRAQRFNTGELEAAIVDAEGVTEAAVVGDDDGRIVAYVTTKSGVEPGEALRDAIADRLTSAVGDVARADRIVFTPELPKTRSGKIMRRLLEDIARGEEFGDVSALRNPEVVGEIESTVREERN; encoded by the coding sequence ATGGACGAATCCGGGAGCCGCGGTCGGCTCGTCGACGGCGACGGGGACGCCGTCCCGCCGCCGGCCGACTTTCGGGAGCGAGCGGCCGCGAGCGACCCCGCGGTGTACGAGCGGTTCGACCGGGAGGGGCCGGACGCGTGGCGCGAGGCCGCCGACCTGTTGACGTGGGACCGCGAGTACGAGACGGTCCTCGACGACTCCGAGCCGCCCTTCTACGAGTGGTTCCCCGACGGTCGGCTCAACGCCGCGGCGAACTGCGTGGACCGACACCTCGACGAGCGCCGGAACCAGCTCGCGATCCGGTGGTTCGGCAAGCGCGGCGAGCGCCGGTCGTACACCTACCTCGACCTCCACCGCGAGGTGAACGCGCTCGCGGCCGGGCTCCGCGACCTCGGCGTCGAGGAGGACGACGTGGTCACGCTCTACCTGCCGATGGTCCCGGAGCTACCGATCGCGATGCTGGCGTGCGCGCGCATCGGCGCGCCGCACAACGTCGTCTTCGCGGGGCTGTCCGCGGAGGCGCTCGCGACCCGGATCGACGCCGCCGACTCCGAGTACCTGATCACCTGCGACGGCTACTACCGCCGGGAGGACGCGTTCAACCAGAAGTCGAAGGCGGACAACGCCCGGATCCGCGCCGAGGGGGACCTCTCGGCCGCGGTCGTCGTCGACCGCCTCGGGGACGAACTCTCCGTCTCGCTGGGCGACGACGAGCACGAGTACGAGGCCCTCGTCGAGGCGCACGACGGCGAGACGGTCGAGCCGGTCGCGCGCGACGCGACGGACCTGCTGTTCGTGATGTACACCTCCGGGACGACGGGGCGGCCGAAGGGCGTCGAACACGCGACCGGCGGCTACCTCGCACACGTCGCGTGGACGACCCAGAACGTCCTCGACGTGCGCCCCGACGACACCTACTGGTGCGCCGCCGACATCGGCTGGATCACGGGCCACTCCTACGGCGTCTACGGTCCGCTCGCGACGGGGACGACCACCGTGCTGTACGAGGGGTCGCCCGACTACCCGGACCGCGACCGGGTGTGGGACCTGATCGAGCGCAACGCGGTGAGCGTCTTCTACACCTCGCCGACCGCGATCCGCTCGTTCATGAAGTGGGGCGCGGAGTACCCCGACTCCCACGACCTCTCGTCGATCCGGCTGCTGGGGACGGTCGGCGAGTCGATCACGCCGAAGGCGTGGCGCTGGTACCGCGAGCACGTCGGCGGCGGCGACGCGCCGATCGTCGACACGTGGTGGCAGACCGAGACCGGTGCGATCGCGCTCGCCACGCTCCCGGGCGTCACGCCGATGAAGCCGGGGAGGGTCGGACCGCCGCTCCCCGGTATCGACGCGCAGGTCGTCGACGAGGACGGCGAGCCGGTCGACCCCGGCGAGTCCGGCTACCTGACGCTCGCCGCCCCGTGGCCCGGCATGCTGCGCGGGCTCCGCGAGGGCGACGAGCGCTACCTGCGGGAGTACTGGCTGAACGGCGAGGACGGCTGGCGCTACCGCACCGGCGACGGCGCGACCGTCGACGAGGACGGCTACGTCACGATCCTCGGCCGCGTGGACGACGTGATCAACGTCCGCGCGCAGCGGTTCAACACCGGCGAGCTGGAGGCGGCCATCGTCGACGCCGAGGGCGTGACGGAGGCCGCAGTCGTCGGGGACGACGACGGGCGGATCGTCGCGTACGTGACGACGAAGAGCGGCGTCGAACCGGGCGAGGCCCTCCGCGACGCCATCGCGGACCGACTGACGAGCGCCGTCGGGGACGTGGCCCGCGCCGACCGGATCGTGTTCACCCCGGAACTCCCGAAGACGCGCTCCGGGAAGATCATGCGACGGCTGCTGGAGGACATCGCCCGCGGCGAGGAGTTCGGCGACGTGAGCGCCCTCCGCAACCCCGAGGTCGTGGGCGAAATCGAGTCGACCGTTCGGGAAGAACGAAACTGA
- a CDS encoding bacterio-opsin activator domain-containing protein, which yields MVDGLAPDAYDALVTAAETYRAALVVRLAGEAGLRTEEMTRVAPRHLREAESTAGVRILSVPAAGGDGDAGAAATGDSGTTAAGNDADAATVDGGRIDRETVVPASLAADLDRYARSEGLDDDEPYVDVSPRRVQMIVSETAARAADLADGALDERVTPSLLRKTFARRLLVDRDVDPRAVRDAGGWESLGTLDPYLDPLDGEALAAAMAGGGDSADAAAGRTGTTVLSGFEALADPGSADPVAAVPEGLTEADRWAEAWVVRRAVGGERTDVAAAAGVDPEALADRVAAAEGPWLDAIADGVPAATDGGKGTAGRPALAVPATYEGVVHGALCVVAVDDDPVEESERRALAALGRCLGRAITADRWRELLHSDAVTEVEFHTADEGAFLARASDRLDCRIELASTVDVDDDVSRAYLSVDGARPQDVAAVVEAATGVSDFRVIETREDGCSASLRLADGSLVRALVDHGATVRDASAADGRVRVVADFPEGTNVRPIADGLRERFADVRLASKESVARSPRAESSLREGVADRFTDRQWAALSAAYHGGYFDWPRGSTAEEVADAMGVSSPTFHNHLRKAQRALLDGVFEEETERSLREGEERAVRTDG from the coding sequence ATGGTCGACGGCCTCGCCCCGGACGCCTACGACGCGCTCGTCACCGCCGCGGAGACGTATCGCGCGGCGCTCGTCGTGAGGCTGGCCGGCGAGGCCGGACTCCGGACCGAGGAGATGACCCGCGTCGCGCCGCGGCACCTCCGCGAAGCGGAGTCGACCGCGGGCGTTCGGATCCTCTCGGTGCCCGCGGCCGGGGGGGACGGCGACGCGGGCGCGGCCGCGACCGGTGATTCGGGGACGACCGCGGCCGGCAACGACGCGGATGCGGCCACGGTCGACGGCGGACGGATCGACAGGGAGACCGTCGTCCCGGCCTCGCTCGCGGCGGATCTCGACCGGTACGCGAGGAGCGAGGGGCTCGACGACGACGAGCCGTACGTCGACGTCTCGCCCCGCCGCGTCCAGATGATCGTGAGCGAGACTGCGGCGCGGGCGGCCGACCTCGCCGACGGGGCGCTCGACGAGCGGGTCACGCCAAGCCTCCTCCGGAAGACGTTCGCCCGGCGGCTGCTCGTCGACCGCGACGTCGACCCGCGGGCGGTCCGCGACGCGGGCGGGTGGGAGTCGCTCGGCACGCTCGACCCCTACCTCGACCCGCTCGACGGGGAGGCGCTCGCGGCCGCGATGGCCGGCGGCGGAGACTCGGCCGACGCGGCCGCGGGACGGACCGGAACGACCGTCCTGTCAGGGTTCGAGGCGCTCGCGGACCCCGGATCGGCGGACCCCGTCGCGGCCGTCCCCGAGGGACTGACCGAGGCGGACCGCTGGGCCGAGGCCTGGGTCGTCCGCCGCGCGGTCGGGGGCGAACGGACGGACGTGGCCGCGGCCGCGGGCGTCGACCCCGAGGCCCTCGCGGACCGCGTCGCGGCCGCCGAGGGGCCGTGGCTGGACGCGATAGCCGACGGCGTGCCGGCCGCGACCGACGGCGGAAAGGGCACGGCGGGGCGGCCGGCGCTTGCGGTCCCGGCGACCTACGAAGGCGTCGTTCACGGCGCGCTCTGCGTCGTCGCGGTCGACGACGACCCGGTCGAGGAGAGCGAGCGCCGGGCCCTCGCCGCGCTCGGTCGGTGTCTCGGGCGGGCGATCACCGCCGACCGGTGGCGGGAGCTGCTCCACTCGGACGCGGTCACCGAGGTCGAGTTCCACACGGCCGACGAGGGGGCGTTCCTCGCGCGGGCGAGCGACCGGCTGGACTGCCGGATCGAACTGGCGTCGACCGTTGACGTCGACGACGACGTGTCGCGGGCGTACCTCTCCGTCGACGGCGCTCGGCCGCAGGACGTCGCGGCCGTCGTCGAGGCAGCGACGGGCGTCTCCGACTTCCGAGTGATCGAGACCCGCGAGGACGGCTGTTCGGCGTCGCTCCGCCTCGCCGACGGCTCGCTGGTCAGGGCGCTCGTCGACCACGGCGCGACGGTCCGCGACGCGTCCGCCGCCGACGGGCGGGTCCGCGTCGTCGCCGACTTCCCGGAGGGAACGAACGTCAGGCCCATCGCCGACGGCCTCCGGGAGCGGTTCGCCGACGTGCGGCTCGCCAGCAAGGAGTCCGTCGCCCGGTCGCCCCGGGCGGAGTCGTCGCTGCGCGAGGGCGTCGCGGACCGGTTCACGGATCGCCAGTGGGCCGCGCTGTCGGCGGCGTACCACGGCGGCTACTTCGACTGGCCGCGCGGCAGCACCGCCGAGGAGGTGGCCGACGCGATGGGCGTCTCCTCGCCGACGTTCCACAACCACCTCCGGAAGGCGCAGCGCGCCCTGCTCGACGGCGTCTTTGAGGAGGAGACGGAGCGCTCCCTCCGCGAGGGCGAGGAGCGCGCGGTCCGCACCGACGGCTGA
- a CDS encoding DUF2061 domain-containing protein: MDASVFSRDAVNARRRAVVKTLCYRALMVTITVLVAWLVVGDVGQAASIGLVTNAVKTLTYYGYERLWDHVSWGVGVSG, encoded by the coding sequence ATGGACGCGAGCGTCTTCTCCCGGGACGCGGTCAACGCGCGACGCCGAGCGGTGGTCAAGACCCTCTGCTATCGGGCGTTGATGGTGACTATCACCGTCCTCGTCGCGTGGCTCGTCGTCGGGGACGTCGGGCAGGCGGCGAGCATCGGCCTCGTGACCAACGCCGTAAAGACGCTCACTTACTACGGCTACGAGCGCCTGTGGGACCACGTGTCCTGGGGCGTCGGCGTGTCGGGCTGA